The DNA segment GGCCGGGCACCGGGTCCTCCAGCAGCGGGGAGGCCAGCTCCACGGTCGTGTCCGAGGCCGCGCTGTAGAGGCCGGCGAAGTACTGGCGGTCCTCGTCGACGAAGAAGTTGACCCCGGCGTAGCAGCCACCGGTGCGCCTCGCCAGCTCGCGCGCGAACGCGTCGTACTCCGGGACCGGTTCGGCCTCGATGCCCAGTTCCCGGAGCCGGCGTGCTCGGGCCTGGGCCTCGGGGTCCTGCGGGGGGAGCAGGAGATGACGCATGCCTATCCCCGGCTCCCCTCCCAAGGGGGTTCTCGACACCCTCGCTGACATGGGCACTCCTTGAAATGGTCAGATGCTGGAAGTGATCAGATGCTGCACGAGCCCGAGCAGGACCTGGATGCCGGAGCTCGACACGCGGGCGTCGCACAGCACCACCGGCACGTCGGGCTTGAGGTCCAGCGCGGTCCGCACCTCCTCCGGCGTGTAGCTGTGCGCCCCGTCGAACTCGTTGACCGCGACGACGAAGCTGATCCCGCGGCCCTCGAAGAAGTCGACCGCCGCGAAGGAGTGCTCCAGCCGGCGGGTGTCGGCGAGGACGACCGCGCCCAGCGCGCCGGCCGACATCTCGTCCCACAGGAACCAGAAGCGCTCCTGCCCGGGCGTGCCGAACAGATAGAGAACGTGCTCCGGGTCGAGGGTGATCCGGCCGAAGTCCATGGCCACCGTGGTGGTGGCCTTCTTCTCCACGCCGTCCAGCCGGTCCGTGGCAGCGCTGACCTCGGTCAGCAGCTCCTCCGTGCTCAGCGGCGGGATCTCACTGACCGCTCCCACGAAGGTGGTCTTGCCGACTCCGAAACCACCGGCGACCACGATCTTGATCCCCGTCGGCAGGGATCGGGCACCGGGTGTCTCAGAGCCGTTTGAGGAGCCCATCCCGCAACGCCTCCAGAAGTTCCAGATCGGGGGCCGAAGTCGTCCCCCGCACAGCCAGGTCGAAAGGCCGGGTGGCGATCGCGCCACGCTCGGCCAGGTCGGACAGCAACACCTTGATCACCGTCGCCGGCATCCGGGTGAGGCCCGCGATCTCAGCCACCGTCACCGGCGCCCGGCACAGGTCCAGCACCTGGGTGTGATCCAGCCCGAGGTCGCTGCGCAGGGCCGTACCGGTGGCCACCACCATGGTCATCAGGTCGAAGTGGCGCGTGGGTTCGGTGCGTCCCTCGCTGACGGTGTACGGCCGGACCAGCCGTCCGACGGCGTCGTCGAGCGGCGGCCTCTCCGGGTCCCCCGGCGCGTGGGGCATCGCTCACTGCCCCACCGACTGCCGTGGAGCGACCCCGAGGTGGCTGCGGACCCCCTTGACCATCATGGTCATCTCGTAGCCGAGTACGGCCACATCCGCGTCGGAGCCGGCGAGCACGGCCAGCAGGGCACCCTGCCCGGCCGCGGAGACGAAGAGCAGCGAGCTGCTGAGCTCGGTCACGATCTGGCGCACGTCTCCGCCGTCGTCGAACTTCTTGCCCGCGCTGCGGGCCAGCGAGTACAGGCCGCTGGACAGGGCCGCCAGGTGGTCCGCCGCGTCCGTGTCCAGTCCGTCCGCGGCCATCACGAGCCCGTCGGAGGACAGCAGCAGCGCGCTGCGCGTGTGCGGGACGCGCTGCAGAAGGCCGCTCAACAGCCAGGAAAGATCTTCGCTCACCACGATCGCCTACTTCTCCTCGATGACGTACAACTACTGGGAACCCGGGCCCGGTCGAGCGGAGCCGCCGACGGACACGGAGCCTCCGACAGACACGGTGGCGTCGGCGGGCACGGTGGCGCCGGCGGCGTCGGCTTCTTCCGTCTCTCCCGCTTCTCCCGCTTCCCCCGCCTCCCGGGTCTCACCCGCCCGGCCGCCTTCTCCGCCCGCTTCGGGCGCCTCGGGCGCTTCGGTCTCCTCGGGCGGTCGGGCCGTCTCGGCCCCTCCGGGTTCCTCGGCCCGGCGTACACCGCTCTGGAAGGCAGCCATCAGGCCGGGATCGTGCGCGATCTCCGTCTCCGGCGCGTCCGTGCGCGCGGCCTCCTCGCCGGCGGACTCCCGCAGTTCGGGCGCGAGGTTCTCCTGG comes from the Streptomyces sp. NBC_00820 genome and includes:
- a CDS encoding GTP-binding protein; the encoded protein is MGSSNGSETPGARSLPTGIKIVVAGGFGVGKTTFVGAVSEIPPLSTEELLTEVSAATDRLDGVEKKATTTVAMDFGRITLDPEHVLYLFGTPGQERFWFLWDEMSAGALGAVVLADTRRLEHSFAAVDFFEGRGISFVVAVNEFDGAHSYTPEEVRTALDLKPDVPVVLCDARVSSSGIQVLLGLVQHLITSSI
- a CDS encoding DUF742 domain-containing protein — protein: MPHAPGDPERPPLDDAVGRLVRPYTVSEGRTEPTRHFDLMTMVVATGTALRSDLGLDHTQVLDLCRAPVTVAEIAGLTRMPATVIKVLLSDLAERGAIATRPFDLAVRGTTSAPDLELLEALRDGLLKRL
- a CDS encoding roadblock/LC7 domain-containing protein, with the protein product MVSEDLSWLLSGLLQRVPHTRSALLLSSDGLVMAADGLDTDAADHLAALSSGLYSLARSAGKKFDDGGDVRQIVTELSSSLLFVSAAGQGALLAVLAGSDADVAVLGYEMTMMVKGVRSHLGVAPRQSVGQ